The genomic window CTTTTAATGTAAGAATTTCGTAATTGTATTTAAGAGTTGAACCACCTGTGATAAGAGTGTTGTTTCTTTCAACTGCTTCTCTTAAAATTTCGATATCTTCCAAAGATTCGCAAACTGGTTTATCAAGCCATACAGGAAGACCTGCTTCGATAAACGGAAGAATTTCAGGAACGTGAAGAGCACCTCTTCTGTAAACAACCATAACAGCGTCTACCTTGCCTAAAAATTCTTTAGGGTCTTTTGCGATATACGGAATTTTACCGATTTCGGCAACTTCTTTAGTGTGAGCAGGGTCATCGTCTCTGCCATATATACATTCTATTCTGACATCATCACCATATGCTTTTTCAACATTACATAATGTTGCAAAATGCTGAGCATGTGAGTTATCTGAACCTAAAATACCAACTCTGAACATAATAAATTCCCTCTCTGTCTTTTAATTTTATAAAGTGATTTCTCTCTTTTCGTCTGAAGACTTATAAATAGCAAGTATTAAGTCAACTGCTTTTCTTGCGTTACGAGGAGTAACTGCAGGGTCTGTATCGTTAATAACTGCATTTGCCATATCCTGAAGAGGAATAACGTGAGATGTTGCAGGTAATTTTGTAGGGTCATCTTTCATTTCGAATACAGGGTCGATAATTTCAGGAGCAGTTTCGTCGCTTCCTTCGATTTCCCATTGTAAAATACCTGTATCAGAAACGATAATTGTACCTTTTTCACAGTGAATTTCAAGTCTTGTATCCTGAGCAGGATATACAGAAGTTGTACCTTCGATGTTACCGATAGCACCGTTTTTAAATTTAAGTGATGCGATAGCAGTATCTTCAACTACGATATCTCTTGCCTGAGTTTCACATCTTGCAAATACGCTTTCAACGTCCCCAGCAATCCATGTAAGAAGGTCGATACCGTGAACGCCCTGATTCATTAACGCTCCGCCACCGTCAAGTTCCCAAGTTGCTCTCCAACCAGCGCTGTTATAATATTCCTGACTTCTGTAATATTTTAAGTAAGCATCTGCTAAGATTACTTTACCAAATCTTCCGCTGTCGATTGCTTCTTTAACTGCGATAAACTTATTGTCGCATCTTCTCTGGAATACGCAACCCATTTTAACGCCTTTTTTCTCTATGTATTCAACTAAATCGTCCATTTTTTCTTTTGTGATTTCCATTGGTTTTTCACAAAGAATTGCTTTACCTGCATCGGCTACTGCTTTACACATTTCACCGTGCATACCTGATGGTGTACAAATAGATACAACATCTATATTAGGGTCTTTTAACATTTCGTGATAATCTGTGTAGATTTTTTCTGCGTGATATTCTTCTGCTTTTTCTTTTGCTTTTTCTTCGATAATATCACATACTGCATAAAGTTTTGTGTTTTCACAAATTGCGATTGCATCACAGTGAGATTTTGAAATAACACCGCAACCTATGACTGCCCAATTAAGAATTCTTCCCATAATAATTACTTCCTTTCGCCTTGTTAAAATTTTTGTTTATTATAATATTTTTTCGCTTTGTTTTACCCTGCCCTTATTATTGGAATACCAAAGGCAGATAAGCCCTTTTACTTCATATGTATTATACTAAACTTATATTTTTATGTCAATAGTTTATCCCTTAAATATTAATCACTCTTTTTTAAATATTTTATTATTGATAATAATATAATTTTAGATTATAATATACTAAAAGAGGTGGCAAAATTGGAAAAATTACTTATTATTGACGGAAACAGTATATTAAATCGTGCATTTTACGGAATAAGGCCTTTAACTACAAAAGAGGGCATCCCTACAAATGCAATTTTCGGATTTTTAAATATCTTACTAAAAGTTATAGAAGAGTCAAAACCAGAGTATATAACTGTTGCTTTTGACGTGTCTAAAAAGACTTTTCGAAATGACTTATATGATTTATATAAGGCTAACAGAAAAGGTATGCCTGACGACCTTGCCACTCAACTGCCCATTATAAAAGATGTGCTTGACAGTCTTAATATTTCCCATATAGGACTTGAGGGGTATGAGGCAGACGATATTATAGGAACAGTTTCAAATATATGTGAAACTAAAAATATAAAGTGTGAAATTTTAACGGGAGATAAAGATGATTTGCAACTTTGCTCGGATAATACAATCGTTTTACTTGTTACCACTCAGGGCGGAAAGACCAGCACAGTTTCATACAATACATCAGGAGTTTTATATAAATACGGAGTTTCGCCTAAGGAATTTATTGATTTAAAAGGTCTTATGGGAGACAGTTCAGATAATATTCCAGGCGTTAGGGGGGTTGGTGAAAAAACTGCAATTTCTTTAATAAAAGAATTTAAGTCTATTGAAAATCTTTACGAAAATTTAGACTCCCCTTTAATTAAAAAATCAGTAAAAGAAAAACTCTTAGAAAACAAGGATATGGCATTTTTATCTAAAAAACTTGCCACAATAGATAGATTTGT from Clostridia bacterium includes these protein-coding regions:
- a CDS encoding Gfo/Idh/MocA family oxidoreductase, translated to MGRILNWAVIGCGVISKSHCDAIAICENTKLYAVCDIIEEKAKEKAEEYHAEKIYTDYHEMLKDPNIDVVSICTPSGMHGEMCKAVADAGKAILCEKPMEITKEKMDDLVEYIEKKGVKMGCVFQRRCDNKFIAVKEAIDSGRFGKVILADAYLKYYRSQEYYNSAGWRATWELDGGGALMNQGVHGIDLLTWIAGDVESVFARCETQARDIVVEDTAIASLKFKNGAIGNIEGTTSVYPAQDTRLEIHCEKGTIIVSDTGILQWEIEGSDETAPEIIDPVFEMKDDPTKLPATSHVIPLQDMANAVINDTDPAVTPRNARKAVDLILAIYKSSDEKREITL